CAACAGCGCCTTTTCAGACAAGGTCATTTTTGATAATACATCATTGGCAATTTGTAAAGCTTCCTGGTCACTTCTATTTTGACCGTAAACTGTATTTATGCCAATAATTAAAGCGAAAAATAAATAGACTACTCTCATTGATTTATATAAATATTTATTCGTTAAAAAACACCACTGTGATTCCTTTTTTTCTCAGTTGGACTTTTACACTTTCGTTAGTCTACCAATTCAAATGTGTTTAAGATGGCTTGGCACAAATTTTCATCCGCGCAATAACGACTGGCAGGAGTAATTTCCAGTCTGTCATTGACCTATCCACATAATCCACCTCCTTGCTACCATTTTTGGGTATCGCTTCCACATCTGCACGAACAGACTCATCTAATGATTTCGGTCTTCCTCGTCCTTCCAAATTCGAGACATAATCGGATCGTAAAGTAAGGACTGATCAACTACCTTCACCCTTTCTGTATGATGAACTGCTCCAGCAGCAGTTTGCTGTACCAGAACGGAAATATTTTTTTTGTCCCCGGCAAGCCTAAACCAACGGCTGCCTAATTGAGACAGCCGTTATTTTTATCACACTTTGCAATCTACCATTGCATCGATTTCATTATTCTGATCGCAAGGCTTTGTTGGCCCACACTGATTCTGATCATGTATTGACCTGAAGCAAGATTGGCTGCCTGAGCAATGTTAATTTGTCCAGAGACAACGGTTGTCTGTGATTTTATGAGCAATGTATTATAAATAACATCATAAATCTCGTAATTCACTGTCTGACCCTCCGTTGCCATTGGAAGTTTAATGTTCAACACCTTATCAAACGGATTCGGATACGCTACGGGTGTACTTTCAGATGACAGTATCGGCTCCTTTATAGCATTCGAGTTAGAATTCACGCCGCAATCGCCCAGCTTATCTCCATGATTCAGGTGGGCCTGTACCGCATTCACCGAAATAGACGAGTTTGTTCCATTATGACATATAAACACCTTATCTCCTACTGAACGAATATCACGCACAATCACTTGCTTAGTGAATGTAGTAGCACAACCACGCGCATCTGTAATCGTTACAGTAAAGTCATGAACTCCTATAGCTGTTGGATTTACGACTGCACTCGCCGAAGTAGCCCCATTGGACCAGGCATAGGTATAAGGAGCGGATCCTCCAGAGGCCTGGGCTGTAAGCGTTAATGACGATGGGTAATAGCCAAGATAAATCGTATTTGCATCGCCTCCCGGATTCACCGCGTATACATCAGCTATAGATGCTGTGATCGGGCCGTTAACCGTTACGGTCGTTTGAGCGACAGTCGCATTTCCTGCCTGATCTTTCACCGTCCAGGCAATCGTTGAAACACCTACTTCAAAACGTCCGCTGGCATTTAATCCGTTGCCATTTCGTACAGTTGCGCCGCTTATTTGATAAGTAACTGAGCTAACTACATTATTATCGGTAGCTGTAATATCTCCAATTGAATAGAAACTATCGGCATTATGACATAACACAATGCTTTGTGTTGCTGCTACAACCGGAGCCTGAACGTCGTTTACGGTTACGGCAAATGAACAATTGCTGGTATTACCCGCACCATCCGTTACCACGAAGGTATTGGTGGTGGTTCCTACCGGGAAGAAACTGCCGCTTGGCAAACCTGCCGTTTGGGTAGTAACTGCTCCGGTACAATTATCTGTCCCAGCCGGGGCGGTAAACGTTACTACGGCTCCGTTCTGACCGGCATCGTTATCGACCACAATAGCTTCAGGTGCAGTGATCACAGGGGCTGTTGCATCTTTCACCGTCACAGGGAACAAACAAGTTGAACTATTGCCCGATGCATCGGTGCCTGTTGCCGTAACGATTGTAGTCCCTACCGGAAAGATAGTTCCCGGATCATGGCTGTAAGTAACGGTAGCCTGACTGAAATCATCTGTAGCTGTAACTGCAAAGTTTACTGCTGCACCACATTGGCTTGGATCATTGCTCACAACAATACTGTCCAGGCAAGTAATAACCGGAGCTGTAGCATCCTTTACGATTACGGTAATTGAATCCGACATGGTACTTAATCCGCTATTGTCAGTTGCTTTTGTACGAAAACCGTAAACGCCCGGCAGCACACCTGTCCACTCAAAGCTGAAAGGAGGTTCCAGGTCTTCACCAAGTTTCGTACTTCCCTGGAAGAACTCTACTTTGTCTACCGTACCTTCCGCATCACTGGCAGTAGCCGCAATGGTAATCGTTGCCGGTGCATTAAAGCTGACAGCGTTTGCCGGCGAGGTAATCGCTACAGCCGGAGGAGTAGAACAATAGCCTACATTTAATTCTGCAGCCGATGTAAATTGCTGGCCGGCTGCCTCCGACAAGGCTTTGAAGCGAACGAACTTACCTGGCTTTTCAGGGAAAATCACCACTTTTTCAGTCGCATTTTTTTCAAAGGTGCCGGTAGCTACCGGAGCTCCCCATGACAACGAATCTAAGGTTACATAGATTTGATACTGAGCAACTGTTCCGTTACCTGCATTTGAGGTAGGTAAATATTTAAACCGGTTCACGTTATACGTATTCCCCAGCGATAATTGAATTTCGTGCGGCAGCTGTGCAACCGTAGGACTCCACAGTGAATGCCAGATAGTGGCAGGGTTGCCATCAATGGCGTTGATGGCAGGAGAACTTGATTGTTGACTATCAAAATAAATCACTTTTAAGTTTGCCTGTGGAATATCCGCTGCACCAATACAGTTAACAGCCACGTTTATGGTTGCCGAAGTTGTTACATCACCACTATTGTCTGTAGCCTTAGCCGTAAGGGCATAACTGCCTATTGCTACATTATTCCATTCAAAACTGTATGGCGCACTAAGGTCTTCACCTAACTTGGTGGCACCTGAAAAGAATTCCACTTTGCTTACCGTTCCATCCGCATCAGCTGCATTGGCGTTGATGGTAACGGATGACCCGCCGGTAAAGTTTTCATTATTAACAGGCGAAGTGATCGCTACTGTCGGAGCTATACGTACTTTATAGGTAATCTGAGGTCTCAAGCCAACCGAGCCAATTTCACGAGAGGTAAACGTTACATTGGTAGCCCCGCCAAGAACAGTTGAAACAATCTTTAACGACAAGATTTTATCTCCGGCCAGTTCCGCCAGCGCCTGCGCTTTAATATCCCATTCTGCCCATCCGGAACTTTTGCCCTGAATAGTTCCTAATAACGTTGTGGCAGCTGGCTTGGCGTTCCAGGTAATATTCGTTTCCGTCCAGCTATCATCGGGAACATAATACAATTGCCAAGTTGTGGTGTTAGTTGCAGTATTACTAGAAGCAATATTCAACCTTAACTTGACAGTATCAAGAGCCGTAGGTATACCAGTAAGGTCATACTTCAAGAATACTTCACGAGAAAATCCGGCACCATCTTTTTTCAAATCAAGACCCGCTGCAGTACCAAAGTTTTTCGTGGCATCACCACCATCTCTTACGTAAGCATCTGCAGTTGCCGTTTTGGTATTTACCAGGATAGCAATCGGGTCAGAATCTGCAGTGGCTCCGGCATTATCCGTTGCACGCGCAGTGAGCAGGTAACTGCCTGCCGGTGCATTATTCCAGGTAAAGCTATAAGGAGCGGAAAGGTCCTCCCCCAGCTTGTTGTTGCCTTCAAAAAACTCCACCTTCGTTACAGAGCCTTCTTGGTCACTGGCATTGGCATTAATTATAATGGTTGATGATATTGAAGCGTTGAACGCCGGTGAAGTAATGGAAACAGCAGGGGCCGTATTTTCATTTCTGAATGAAAGCTGCGGACTCAGGGTAGCACTTGCTTCCCTTGAATTAAACGTTACATCCATTGTGTTTCCCAAAACCGTTGAAACCAGTTTCAAGGACAGCGTCTTATCCCCTGCCAGTTCTGCCAGCGCCTGCTGGGTTATATTCCATTCTGCCCAGCCTGAGCTTTTTCCTGAAACGGTTCCCAACAGCGTAGTAGCAGCCGGTTTGTTGCTCCAATTGATACCGGTTTCTGTCCAGCTGTCGTCCGGAACGTAATACACCTGCCAGGTGGTACCGCTGATCCCTGTACCTGCTGAGGCTATATTCAGCCTCAAGAAGGCATAATTATCGGGACTAATCGAGGAAAGATCGAACTTTAAGTATATTTCCCGGCTAAAACCGGCACCATCCTTTTTCACGATAAGTCCGGTTGCCGTACCAAAATTGGCAGTGGCGCTTCCACCATCCCGCACATAGCTATCGGCAATAGCAACGGTTGTATTTACCAGAACTGACACGGGAGCTGCAACACCCTGGTTACCTTGATCATCCGTTACCCTGGCCGTAATTGCATACGCACCATCGGTCACATTGTTCCAGGTGCAGCTGTAAGGCGCCGCAGCATCTTCGCCTATTTTAACGTTACCCTGATAGAACTCCACTTTGCTCACCGTTCCGTCAGCATCACTGGCCGTGGCCTCAATAGTAATAGTGGATCCGGCAGCAAAAGACGCATTGCTCGAAGGACTGATGATTGTTACGACAGGGGCTGTTCCCACAAGTGTACGCGCAGGCGTTTCCCAGATCCCTCTTCCGAAAGTACACACACGTAATAAACTATTAAGCGGATTGAGAGGATCTGCCGCCAGCTCCATGCCATTTAAGTTGGCGGTAGTAGGCAAATTGATACCTACATAAGCCCAGTCGGCAAGGGTATTGTTAATATAATAAACACCCTCGCGGGTATAAGCAAATACCGTTTCTGTAGAAGCCTGCAAGGTATCGGCGATCATTTTCTTAATTTTCTGGCTTTTCAGGATAGTACTTACCGGACCGGCACCTACCGCCGCCCAGGAAGCCCCTTGATTTGCAGAACGGTACACATAACCATCACTCGACATGTACACTACTCCATTGCGGAACACCGCCAACGCACCATTGGTCGGCTGACCGGTTGGCATGGGGGCTGGGGCAGCAGCGGTAAAGGTAGCGGCACCCAGCGCATTGGTACTGCGCATGACCGTTTTATTCTGTGACAGCACATACAGCACGTTGGCATCGGCAGGGGAAACCTCCATGGCCAAGGGCTGAGTAGTGGGCTTAAAACTGTTCAAGGCCGACCATACAGGGTTGGCCGATTGCAAATTGATCGTTTTAAAGATACCTGACCCTAAATTGGCATAGAAGGCAATATTAGCATTCTGGTGTGAAGCAGTATATTGATCACTATTGCCGGCAACTGCCGGAAGATTGATGGAAGCATCAGATCCTGTAGGGTTATTCAGCAAATCCCTTCGCTTACCACTCTCTCCATAATAAGCATAATTGGATGCATTATCAAAAAAGTACTTGGAAGTAAAATCTCCTCCACGGTTAGTTTTCCAGGCGCCATCTTTATAATACACCTCACCATTATCCTGGGTACCGCCGCCTACCAAATTTTTATAGCTGCGGCTATTGCCAAAGTTATAAAACTCCGTAGCGGCCAGTCCGTCAGAAGTCGGCACCCACGTATTGGTGGTTACACGATTGGTGTTAATCCAAACACCGCCGTCATTAGCGTTGAATAATTTATTGGGATCATTCGGATGGAAAAGAAATTGGTGCTCATCGGTATGCAGCACTGCCCCCCAACTCGTTTGCGATTGGATCCAGTTAGCGCCACCATCGGTGCTTTTCCAGACCAAGTGACCGCAGGAATACAGGATATTCGGATCCAGGGGGTCTGCCTCAATATCGTAATTATAACCGCCCTGACCACTGGTAGTACCTGAGTACCCATTTAAGTTAGGCAGCACATCCCCTTTCTTAAGGGTGAACGTAACACCGCCATCTGCAGAACGGTAGACAATCCCCCCTCCTATAGTATTGTTGGAGCCTACATAAGAAACATACACCACATTGGGGTCAGCCGACGTAATGGCGACACGGCCGCCATTGGAAGGTGTAACGCCAAGGGTGGTCGTTGTCCAGGTGCTGCCAAAATCGGCTGAGGAATAAAAATTCTGATTATCAGAAGACACGGCAAAAAGCTTAGTGCTGGCCCCAGCTTTCATACACATATCAGTGATCTTGGTCACCGCAGAAGTCAGCGTCCAGGAAGATCCGCCGTTGGTACTTTTATAAATACCGGCATTGGTACTGGCCACCAGGACGTTGTGATCATCCGGCGACATCAGGATGTCATCTACCAGTTTATTACCCATTCCGGTATTGCTCAGGGCAAAGGTTTGCCCGCCATCGGTCGATTTCCAAACCCCACTGGCATTGCTGGCGCTATAATAGTCAGCATCTCCCGTTCCTAAATACAAAATATTGGTATTGGTATAATCAATACAAATGGAGGCAAGATTGGTTCCCGCAGGGAAATCATCTGTACCAGGCATGATGCTCCAGCTTGTGGCCAGATTGTCGCTTACAAACACGCTATGCGGGGCAACCGCATACATGCGGTTGAGGTTAAGCGGATCGAACTTCAGTTGCGATACCCGACCGATGCCGTTGATCTGAGAGGAAGCATTAACCGGGAACGGAGTGGGACCAACCGGTTTCCATTCCGATGTCTGGCCCCAGGCCGTTAAGCAGGAAACCAGAATGGCTGTTAATGTAAGTGTTAAATTGTAAAGTTTTTTCATGCTCAATTTCTTTACTCTTACTGATTAATTCTTTTTCTCTGGTTTAGGTGATATCTTTTCTTGTTTTTCACCCTTGGTGTGCTTATGCTGTTTCTGGACCTTCCACTCCGCTATTCTTTCATCCATGCTCTTTATCCGTCCGTCAGGCAACACAAAAGGTTCTACCTGTTCTTTCCACCAAAGAAAACGCTTGTATTCAAAGGCATAGAGTTTGGCTGGATCATCCTCTCTTA
Above is a window of Solitalea lacus DNA encoding:
- a CDS encoding DUF7594 domain-containing protein, coding for MKKLYNLTLTLTAILVSCLTAWGQTSEWKPVGPTPFPVNASSQINGIGRVSQLKFDPLNLNRMYAVAPHSVFVSDNLATSWSIMPGTDDFPAGTNLASICIDYTNTNILYLGTGDADYYSASNASGVWKSTDGGQTFALSNTGMGNKLVDDILMSPDDHNVLVASTNAGIYKSTNGGSSWTLTSAVTKITDMCMKAGASTKLFAVSSDNQNFYSSADFGSTWTTTTLGVTPSNGGRVAITSADPNVVYVSYVGSNNTIGGGIVYRSADGGVTFTLKKGDVLPNLNGYSGTTSGQGGYNYDIEADPLDPNILYSCGHLVWKSTDGGANWIQSQTSWGAVLHTDEHQFLFHPNDPNKLFNANDGGVWINTNRVTTNTWVPTSDGLAATEFYNFGNSRSYKNLVGGGTQDNGEVYYKDGAWKTNRGGDFTSKYFFDNASNYAYYGESGKRRDLLNNPTGSDASINLPAVAGNSDQYTASHQNANIAFYANLGSGIFKTINLQSANPVWSALNSFKPTTQPLAMEVSPADANVLYVLSQNKTVMRSTNALGAATFTAAAPAPMPTGQPTNGALAVFRNGVVYMSSDGYVYRSANQGASWAAVGAGPVSTILKSQKIKKMIADTLQASTETVFAYTREGVYYINNTLADWAYVGINLPTTANLNGMELAADPLNPLNSLLRVCTFGRGIWETPARTLVGTAPVVTIISPSSNASFAAGSTITIEATASDADGTVSKVEFYQGNVKIGEDAAAPYSCTWNNVTDGAYAITARVTDDQGNQGVAAPVSVLVNTTVAIADSYVRDGGSATANFGTATGLIVKKDGAGFSREIYLKFDLSSISPDNYAFLRLNIASAGTGISGTTWQVYYVPDDSWTETGINWSNKPAATTLLGTVSGKSSGWAEWNITQQALAELAGDKTLSLKLVSTVLGNTMDVTFNSREASATLSPQLSFRNENTAPAVSITSPAFNASISSTIIINANASDQEGSVTKVEFFEGNNKLGEDLSAPYSFTWNNAPAGSYLLTARATDNAGATADSDPIAILVNTKTATADAYVRDGGDATKNFGTAAGLDLKKDGAGFSREVFLKYDLTGIPTALDTVKLRLNIASSNTATNTTTWQLYYVPDDSWTETNITWNAKPAATTLLGTIQGKSSGWAEWDIKAQALAELAGDKILSLKIVSTVLGGATNVTFTSREIGSVGLRPQITYKVRIAPTVAITSPVNNENFTGGSSVTINANAADADGTVSKVEFFSGATKLGEDLSAPYSFEWNNVAIGSYALTAKATDNSGDVTTSATINVAVNCIGAADIPQANLKVIYFDSQQSSSPAINAIDGNPATIWHSLWSPTVAQLPHEIQLSLGNTYNVNRFKYLPTSNAGNGTVAQYQIYVTLDSLSWGAPVATGTFEKNATEKVVIFPEKPGKFVRFKALSEAAGQQFTSAAELNVGYCSTPPAVAITSPANAVSFNAPATITIAATASDAEGTVDKVEFFQGSTKLGEDLEPPFSFEWTGVLPGVYGFRTKATDNSGLSTMSDSITVIVKDATAPVITCLDSIVVSNDPSQCGAAVNFAVTATDDFSQATVTYSHDPGTIFPVGTTIVTATGTDASGNSSTCLFPVTVKDATAPVITAPEAIVVDNDAGQNGAVVTFTAPAGTDNCTGAVTTQTAGLPSGSFFPVGTTTNTFVVTDGAGNTSNCSFAVTVNDVQAPVVAATQSIVLCHNADSFYSIGDITATDNNVVSSVTYQISGATVRNGNGLNASGRFEVGVSTIAWTVKDQAGNATVAQTTVTVNGPITASIADVYAVNPGGDANTIYLGYYPSSLTLTAQASGGSAPYTYAWSNGATSASAVVNPTAIGVHDFTVTITDARGCATTFTKQVIVRDIRSVGDKVFICHNGTNSSISVNAVQAHLNHGDKLGDCGVNSNSNAIKEPILSSESTPVAYPNPFDKVLNIKLPMATEGQTVNYEIYDVIYNTLLIKSQTTVVSGQINIAQAANLASGQYMIRISVGQQSLAIRIMKSMQW